Proteins found in one Verrucomicrobiia bacterium genomic segment:
- the rpmG gene encoding 50S ribosomal protein L33, protein MAKKGNRSWVYVVPEDKAVPQIRIQTERNKVNLKEKLRLRLFHPSIRKHVWFKETSVTK, encoded by the coding sequence ATGGCCAAAAAGGGAAACCGCTCTTGGGTCTACGTGGTGCCGGAAGATAAGGCTGTTCCCCAGATCCGCATCCAAACAGAGCGGAACAAGGTGAACCTTAAGGAAAAGCTCCGACTTCGTCTTTTCCATCCGAGCATTCGTAAGCATGTCTGGTTCAAAGAGACGAGCGTTACAAAGTAG